In Roseimicrobium gellanilyticum, the sequence AGGTGCCTCGTGATCCGTCCCAAGTCGAGTATCTGAAGAATGCCCTCACCGTACTCATGCCACGCATGCAGGAGATCGCCGAGGCTGGCGTGGCGGAGGCCTACTACATCCTCGGTGACAAAGCTCACAAGGAGGACAAACCGACCCTTGCTGAGCGGAATTTCGAACTGGCAGCAGACCTGGGCCATGCCCCATCCATGCGCCGCTACGGAAACGCTCGCACGAATACGGTGGGCGACCGCCCCGCAGATATGAATGAGGCCGCCTACTACCTGAGGCTCGCCAGTGCCCAAAATGACCTCCGTGCCAAAGTCTTTTTGGCAGACATCTATCTTCCCGCGGAACCTACAGAATCTCTTCCTTGGAGGGGCCCTGAGGCAGAGAAGCTACTGATCGAGGCCATCAAGGGAGGAGTTCCGGAGGCTGACTACCTCTATGGAGCCATGCTCATGGACTTCAAACCGGACGACGCCAAACAGCCTTTTGCACAGGAACTCAAAGGCAAGGAGAGATGGGACAAGGTGGTGGAGCATCTGCAGAAAGCCGAGGCGGGAAAGGTCTCACGCGCCTACCCTGCACTGGCTGCGGCACTGCTGTGGCATCCGTACAAAAAGGACATCGCAGGAGCCAAGCAGACCCTCGAAAAGGGAGTGCAGCTGGACCCGCCCAACCCCTTCTGCATGCTCCTCCTTTCAGATCTCATCAGCGGGCACCCCGCCAACAACGGTGTGAGGCCTTTCACCGCGGACCAAATTGCTGCCGCTGGTATCTATGCTGAGCCAGCACGCTCTGGGCAGCTTCGAAACAAAGCCATCGAGCTCCTGATCATCGCTGCCAAGAAAAATCAGGCCGATGCCGTCCAGTGGTGCGAGAAGAATGGTGTGCCCTACAAAAATTGAGGAACACGGGGGACGCCCCTTGAAACCTCCTCCCATCGGTGGTACGCGATCTTATGAGTCAGCAAACGGAAGGCTCCCCCAACCTGCCGGGCGGTGCGTACTCCGAGCTCGTCATCGGGCCCTACGATGAGGGCCGTGTGCAGGCTGCGGCGAAACGCGCCCAGGAGCACCTGCACGGAAAGGCAGGCATCGCTTTTATCTTTGTCTCGTGCGACTACGAGCCGCACGTGCATGATCTCACCGAGCTTGTCCAGATCCACGCCCGCTGCCCCCAGGTGGTGGGCTGCTCCGCCGGGGGGCTCATCGGCACCGGACAGGAAGATGAAAATGAAAGCGGCTTCTCGCTGCTCGTCCTGCAGGTACCGCAGGAGGAGGTGGCCGTTTTTGAGCTCCCGCCCGAATCCACGAGCCCGGAGTGGGAACAGGCCAGGCGCTTCAATCGCGAAGAGGCGAACGGCTGGATCCTGCTGGGCAATCCCGTGATGGTAGGCGAGGACTGGATGACCAAGTGGAACGAAGCCATGGGTGGCACGCCGACCTATGGAGGCCTCGTGAGTGGAAGTTTCCGAGGTGAGGAGCTCTTTATTTTTACGGACAAGGAACTCAGCGCCGCGGCTGCAATCGCCGTGGGCATCCGTGGTGACTTGCATTTTGGCGGTTTGGTCAGCCAGGGCTGCCGGCCAATCGGCGAGCCCTTGACCATCACCAAGGCGGATCACAATCTCATTCACCAACTGGCCTCGGTGAACGCGTATGAGCAGCTCCAGGCCGCCTTCCACAGCCTGCCGGATGATCAACGTGAGAAGGCCCAGGGAAACATCCTCGTGGGTCTCGCGATGACGGAGTACGTGGATGAATTTCACACAGGCGACTTCCTCGTGCGCTCCATTTTGGGCGGCGATCCGAGTCAGGGCATCCTCGCCGTGGGCGCGATGCCACGAGTGGGCCAGACGATGCAGTTCCAGCTGCGCGATCGCGATGCCGCGGACAATGAGCTTCGTGAGATGCTTCTGCAGAAACGTCATGATCTGGGCACCCTCCCCTTTGCAGCGCTGCTCTTCTCCTGTGCCGGCAGGGGGAGTCATCTCTTTGGCACCCCCAGCCACGATGCGGGACTGGTGCGCGAGGTGTTTGGCAATGCACCGCTCGCAGGCTTCTTCTGCAACGGAGAAATCGGCAGCGTCGGGCAACGGGCCTACCTGCACGGCTTCACTGCCAGCGCGGTGCTCTTTGTGCGGCGCGAGGATGCCTGATGCAGCTCCACGCAGGTCAACCCTTGGGCATCATGGTGTAGGGCACCACCAGCACCGGGCAGGTCGTCTTGCGCAGCACAGCATCTGTCACGCTGCCCACCAGCAGGTGGTAGAGCGCTCCGTGACCGTGCGAGCCCATCACGATGAGTCCTGCATGGATCCGCTTTGCCTCACGCAGGATCACATCGGCCGTCGAGCCCTCAAAATGCAGGTAGCCGACAGCCAGCCCTCGCGCGGCGAGATCGGAACGGATCTTCTCCAGCTTCTCATGGTCCTCCCGGAAATCCCGCTCCACCGCCTCTTGTACCACGACGGGACCCGCCTCGAATCCGACGAATGCCGGGTCAGGTAGTGCTACGTGCAGCAGGGTGATTTCATCACCTCTCGCCTCGGCCAGTGAGGCCGCTGTCTCAACCACCTGCGGAGAAATGTCCGAAGAATCCACGGGGACAAGGATCGTGCTCATAGGAATGGATCCGGTTGTTCAAGGATCTCTGACCACTTGGGCTGTGGTTCATTCGAGAAAAGGCACGCCTTCGAGCAGCAAAGAAGCGATCTTGGGCAAATGTTCAGGGGCCAGCACCACCGCCAGCACCGGCACGGCAATGGCCACATCTGCCAGCACGTGGCAGAGTTCAGGGGACATGCGCTTCGCCAGGTGGTGCACCACACCCAGGAGGATGGTGCTGAAAAGCACCGCCGCGCAGAAGAGAACCAGTGGCAGCGGCATCTTGCGGCTCAGCGTCCAGCACACAAATCCCGCCAGTGAGATCAACAGCATGGGATACAGGCGCGCAATGTGCGGCCACGTCTGTGTGATGCCATCAGGATCCGGTTGTGTATCCGCCGCTCGTTCATAGCAGGACACGGCAATGCAATTGAGGGAGCACAGCAGAGCCAGCATGAGCACCTCTGGAGAGAACGGATGGGCGAGCTGATCCCCGGTGAAAAAATTCACACTCAGCGAGCATCCGATGGCAAAGAGGTATCCGCAGACGACCTCCTTGGGCAGGAAACGAAACGAATCCCCCGCACGCCGACCCACGGCAAGAGCCAGCAGGGCCACCAGCACAGTACCATACAGAATCTTGAAAGGCACAGGCACGGGAAGTGCCCACAGGACCACACCGCCCACCATGCAGGCCATGATATTCCCCACCGTGTAAATCAACCGGTGTCCACGCGCAGCGAAATGCAACAGATAGAGTGCGACGATGAAACCAAGCGCCTGGCCGCGCCAGAAGATGCCCTCGGGAATCTCTGCAAGGGCGAGCCAGAGCAATGCAATGCCGCCAGCCGGTACCACGAAGAAGATAAACAAACTGCGGTGCCTGCGGTAAAATGCATGGCGCGCGGAGAGTCGCGCATCCTTCTTCACCGAAAAGCCGTCCAGCACACGGTCCACGACATAGATCAGCCACACTGTCAGGAAGAGCGCGGCGTACACCGAAGGCAACAGCGAAACCTTGTGCGCGCGTGCCAGCGCCGCCTGACAAAGAATGGCCACCAGCGGCGCATCAAGGCTCAACACATTCGGCCACAGCCACCACGGGATGTGGGACTGGCTGGTTGACGTACTGGAGGCCACTGACACAGCCCATATCTTCAAGGAATGCCCCCGGAATGTCCACCCGATTTGACCTTTGCTTTGCGCTCACATCATGGCATTGTTTATGCCACGGTTTGAAAAGTCACCTGCGCCATGTGGCCGGGCCTTTTCCCCTGTCAGCCTGGCTGATTGTTTGACTGCTTCCCTTTCTCCCGAACGAATGAAATACCTCACCGTCATCCGGCATGCCAAATCTGACTGGAACACCGGAGTGAGCGATCACGAAAGGCCGTTGAATGAACGGGGGCTTAGGAATGCACCGATCGTGGCCAGATTTCTTGGCAGGACGTATCTGGGCATGAATGAAACGGTGGCTCTGCTGCCCCGGCCGGATCGCCTCGTCACCAGCACCGCCATGCGTGCAAAGACGACGGCCCGCATCATGCAGGAGGAACTGGGCTACAATCCCGGCGTTGTTGTCGAGGAGCCGCGCATCTATCTCGCCGAAGCCAGGGCGTTGCTCGCGGTCGTGCGTGAGTTCGATGATGCCTGGAGCCACGTGATGCTCTTTGGTCACAATGACGGCCTGAGTGACTTTGTCCGCAAGCTCCTCCAGCGCGACCACCTTGGGAAAAGCATGCCCACCTGCGCCGCGGCGTTGCTGGAGATCCCGTGGCCCTCATGGGCTGCGGTGGATTGGGACGAAGCCCGCCTCGTGGGCTACGTGACTCCCAAGCTCATCGAGAAGCGCTTCCCCGAGAGCGAAGAGCCCAAGGGCGCCGAAGACCATTCGCAGTAAATCGGCATAGAAAAAGCAGGTGGGGCCGCCACCTGCTTTTCATGGATTCGTTGCGCTGGATTCTCTACCAGCAGATGCCCTCGTAGTTCCAGTCGAGGGTCTTCAGATCCCGCCAGCCGTTCACGTCGATGACACACTGGTCCTTCCGCACGGAGGCCCTGAGTTGCTCAGGCTTCGCCACCTTCTGGGCGGCCACGATGATATCGCATTTTGCAATCACCTCCTCCGGAGTATCGCGCAGAAGCTGGGCTAGATGCGGCATGCGTCGTGAGATTTCAGCCTCGTTTGCCCCCACCAGGCGCGACGGATTGAGGTTCGCATCGTAGATGTGCAACTCATAGCCTCGGCCCAGCAGGGTTTCCGCCACGGAGACCATGGGACTGCCGCGCAGGTCATCCGTGTCCTTCTTGAAAGACAGTCCGAGGATACCCACTTTGCGGCTCGGTTTGGCAGTGATCATTTTCAAAAGCCAGTCGAGGTGTGCCTGGTTTGAGTTCAGCACGTTGTCCAGTACCGGCAGACTCACCCCCTCCATGCGTGCGAACGAGCCCAGCGCGCTCACATCCTTGGGCAGGCAGGAGCCACCGAAGGGATTGCCAGGCTTCATGTAGTAGCGCGAGATGTTGAGCTTCTCATCTCGACAGAGGACATCCATCACCTGGGAACCATCCACGCCCACGTGGCGGGCGATGCGGCCAATCTCATTGGCAAAGCCCACCTTCAACGCGTGGAAGTAATTGCAGGAGTATTTGATCATCTCTGCGCCTTCCCATGCAAGGATCTCGGCGTTTTCCCCAAGCAGTTCCAAGGGTTCGCGACCGGCGACGTTGCTGCCGTCATGGGTCCCGACAACGCAGAGCGAAGGCTCACGAAAATCCTTCACTGCTGTCCCTTCACGAAGGAACTCAGGACAGTAGTAGATAGCGACCAGCCCCGCCTGCATCAACTCCGCGAAGAAGTCCTGCACCATCGAGCGCGTGCTGCCGGGAAGCATCGTGCTGCGAAAAATCAGCACATGAGAGCTGCCCTTCGCGCGGATGCCGTCCGCGATCTGCTGCGATACCTTGCGCACAAAGTCGAGGTTCAATCGACCGGACTCCAGAGAAGGCGTGCCCACGCAGATGATCGATACATCCGAGGAACGCACGGCCTCCATCGCGTCGGTGGTGGCCCGCAGGCGGCCGGAGTCTTTGGCGGAACGCATCAGGTCATCAAGCTGCGGCTCCACGATGGGCGAGAGGCCATCGTTAAAGGCCTGCACCTTGGGCTGCTGCACGTCCGCGCCGATGATGGAATGCCCCCGCTCTGCCAGACAAGCGGCGGTGACGGCACCCACATAACCCAAACCGAAGATGGATACATTCATGGTCGAAAAAGAGAGCTCAGCCTAAACCCAAGGATTGGTATTCACGCAACTGCGGAGAAAGAAATGGAGGCAAGTTTTGCAAAAGAGTGCCCGGTCACGCATCAGCACGCGCAAAGACCGTCTCCAGACTTCCCGTGCAGCGCACCTCCAGCACCACGCAGTCCTCCACACGCCCATAGCTCCTGGAGGCGCGCGCGCGCTTCAGTTCGATTTGCAACGACTCACCTCGTACCTGCATGCGCCAGGTATGTGCGCCACGGCGAAGCCCCACCTCGCCCATGCTGGAGGTCATCGGCATCGTCTTCACGGCTACGTAGCACTCTGGTGTGAAATACCAACGCACCCGAAATCCGCCGCCTCCCTGCTCCTCGTCGTGCACATGGATTTCCGAGTGCCCTCCCCCATCGCCGAGGCGCACCGTGCGAGTGAACCTGTGGCCTTCGTGATCGAGACTGGCTTTCATCGCGTCGCTTTGCGCCTTCTCTTTCACCAGCCCGGGACGCGCATGATGCTGGGTCAGCAAAAATGCTCCCATGCGCCGGGGGGTCTTGAAGCTATCGACCGGCTGGGGGCCATTGTGAGCTTCCCACGCCGCGAGCTCAGCACGCAATTCCCTTGCACCAAAGTATCCGCCGGTACCAGGATCAATGACCAGCGCCTGCTCACCATCCCAGAGGGAGAGATGAAGCGCATCGCCATGCCCGTGTGCCGCCATCTTGCCAAAGCCCAGCGGTGATGCATCGAGGCGCACCTTCCAGCCATCGAGCTGGCCCACCGCCATGCCGGCGTCCTTTGCAAACCACCAGCCGGCTTCAGAAGGGTGGTTGGCTGTCACCCTCAGAGAGCCCGCATTGCCCAGCCAGTGATTCAGAGCCACTCCGTCGCCACTGCTTTCATCAGAAAGCCACGCCCGCCACTCGCCCGCTGCATGCGCCCGATGGGATGGCAGGGGAACAATCTGTGCATCATCTGAGTCACCGTAGTCCCACGGCTCTCCACCGGGGTGCTCCATGCGAGAGAAAAACTCTGCCGCCAGCGACAGTCGCTCCATGACTGGTCCATCATTTACCTTCATTGCGCGGCTCGCATGCAGAGCCATCTCAAAGGCAAACAGATGGTAGTGCAACGCTTGCTCATGATTGCCGCCATCGTTCCCAAACTGCGCCATCACACAGTGGGCAATTTCTTTCCACAGTTCCACAGCGCTGCCGACAAAGCACTCCATCTCTGGCCAGCGCGTCACGGCCAGCAGCAGCCCGGTGAGTTCCCCAAGGCGATGATTGTTCGCCGACGATCCGAAGGAAGCATAGCGCTTCACCCACCAGGTGTGCGTGGGAATGATGGCATCCACCAGCCGGCGCTGTGCCGCCATGATTTGCGCATCTTTCCGGGCAGGCGCGTCGGCGCCATCCCGCACCAGGGCATCGAACCAGCAGAAGTTCATCAAGCGCAGCCCCCCCTCGAGAGCGCTGGTCCAGTTGATCCCGCGCCCCATGGGATTCTTTTCCACCCAATCCAGGAGCCACGACTGCGCCATACCGATGGCGGTCAGGTCTCCGTTTTCGCGTCCGTGCATGGCCAGGCGGACCATTTCTGCCCACCGGTTGATTTCCCAGATGGTGCGCGCATCGGCACCCGGTGGCAGGGATCGGTGATTCAGGTGACGCTCCTGGCACGGCACCTCCACACCACCCGCGTGATCCTTGTGCCAGATGGGAGGGAGGGCCACTTGAATCTCGCGCCATCCATAGAGCGACCAGGTTCCTGCGAGAAGTTTCTTTGCATCACGGGCCAGCTGGTCCTTGAGCATGGAGGGCGCGCTACCCACCGGCGGCAACCATGGAGCGGGAAGCGGCTCGGCACTCACACGAGCACCGTCCAGCGCACCAGCATCACGAGCTTCCGTACGCGCGCGAAGTTTCTCACGGACCCTGCCAACAACCTCCACCGGATCCATGACCATCAAACGGTGATAGTACCACTGCAGCGAAGCCATGCGGTTGTTCTTCAACGGAACAGCAGAGGTGCTCTTGTTGTTCATCGTCACCATGAGGCCGCTTTGTTTACAAGGTCACCTGACGGTTCTCCCGAATGCTCTCCAGCACCGCAAATGTGAGCATCATGCTCTGATGGATCTCTGCATACGGCATGGGATGTTCACTTTCCCCTTTCAGAAAAGCAGACCACGCGGCCATCTCCTCGGCGTGACCTTTGCTGGTGTACTT encodes:
- a CDS encoding FIST signal transduction protein translates to MSQQTEGSPNLPGGAYSELVIGPYDEGRVQAAAKRAQEHLHGKAGIAFIFVSCDYEPHVHDLTELVQIHARCPQVVGCSAGGLIGTGQEDENESGFSLLVLQVPQEEVAVFELPPESTSPEWEQARRFNREEANGWILLGNPVMVGEDWMTKWNEAMGGTPTYGGLVSGSFRGEELFIFTDKELSAAAAIAVGIRGDLHFGGLVSQGCRPIGEPLTITKADHNLIHQLASVNAYEQLQAAFHSLPDDQREKAQGNILVGLAMTEYVDEFHTGDFLVRSILGGDPSQGILAVGAMPRVGQTMQFQLRDRDAADNELREMLLQKRHDLGTLPFAALLFSCAGRGSHLFGTPSHDAGLVREVFGNAPLAGFFCNGEIGSVGQRAYLHGFTASAVLFVRREDA
- a CDS encoding SixA phosphatase family protein, with translation MKYLTVIRHAKSDWNTGVSDHERPLNERGLRNAPIVARFLGRTYLGMNETVALLPRPDRLVTSTAMRAKTTARIMQEELGYNPGVVVEEPRIYLAEARALLAVVREFDDAWSHVMLFGHNDGLSDFVRKLLQRDHLGKSMPTCAAALLEIPWPSWAAVDWDEARLVGYVTPKLIEKRFPESEEPKGAEDHSQ
- a CDS encoding universal stress protein gives rise to the protein MSTILVPVDSSDISPQVVETAASLAEARGDEITLLHVALPDPAFVGFEAGPVVVQEAVERDFREDHEKLEKIRSDLAARGLAVGYLHFEGSTADVILREAKRIHAGLIVMGSHGHGALYHLLVGSVTDAVLRKTTCPVLVVPYTMMPKG
- a CDS encoding nucleotide sugar dehydrogenase, translated to MNVSIFGLGYVGAVTAACLAERGHSIIGADVQQPKVQAFNDGLSPIVEPQLDDLMRSAKDSGRLRATTDAMEAVRSSDVSIICVGTPSLESGRLNLDFVRKVSQQIADGIRAKGSSHVLIFRSTMLPGSTRSMVQDFFAELMQAGLVAIYYCPEFLREGTAVKDFREPSLCVVGTHDGSNVAGREPLELLGENAEILAWEGAEMIKYSCNYFHALKVGFANEIGRIARHVGVDGSQVMDVLCRDEKLNISRYYMKPGNPFGGSCLPKDVSALGSFARMEGVSLPVLDNVLNSNQAHLDWLLKMITAKPSRKVGILGLSFKKDTDDLRGSPMVSVAETLLGRGYELHIYDANLNPSRLVGANEAEISRRMPHLAQLLRDTPEEVIAKCDIIVAAQKVAKPEQLRASVRKDQCVIDVNGWRDLKTLDWNYEGICW
- a CDS encoding heparinase II/III domain-containing protein, with the protein product MVTMNNKSTSAVPLKNNRMASLQWYYHRLMVMDPVEVVGRVREKLRARTEARDAGALDGARVSAEPLPAPWLPPVGSAPSMLKDQLARDAKKLLAGTWSLYGWREIQVALPPIWHKDHAGGVEVPCQERHLNHRSLPPGADARTIWEINRWAEMVRLAMHGRENGDLTAIGMAQSWLLDWVEKNPMGRGINWTSALEGGLRLMNFCWFDALVRDGADAPARKDAQIMAAQRRLVDAIIPTHTWWVKRYASFGSSANNHRLGELTGLLLAVTRWPEMECFVGSAVELWKEIAHCVMAQFGNDGGNHEQALHYHLFAFEMALHASRAMKVNDGPVMERLSLAAEFFSRMEHPGGEPWDYGDSDDAQIVPLPSHRAHAAGEWRAWLSDESSGDGVALNHWLGNAGSLRVTANHPSEAGWWFAKDAGMAVGQLDGWKVRLDASPLGFGKMAAHGHGDALHLSLWDGEQALVIDPGTGGYFGARELRAELAAWEAHNGPQPVDSFKTPRRMGAFLLTQHHARPGLVKEKAQSDAMKASLDHEGHRFTRTVRLGDGGGHSEIHVHDEEQGGGGFRVRWYFTPECYVAVKTMPMTSSMGEVGLRRGAHTWRMQVRGESLQIELKRARASRSYGRVEDCVVLEVRCTGSLETVFARADA